A region from the Agarivorans sp. Alg241-V36 genome encodes:
- a CDS encoding polysaccharide deacetylase family protein has protein sequence MALSQLEVTGAEVYATQVGDRLTQRGHQVFYVSDTLSCPHKGQHFRLRFNKRSLPRRVWHVLYLIYLILRYKIQLVHAHSRASGWSSYVACKLTNTPMVTSVHGRQPVHHSRKKFHALGYHAVAVCENIAQQIIRDLGVPRDQVSVVRNGVDSQQFSPLPAANNDKPIIQIIGRLTGPKGELVYQLLKQCIDLDANQVQVISGSKVDTRFAEFEDKVEFCGYSDNIRSTIAQADLIIGAGRVAMEALLCKKPVFAVGEAKALGYISLDNLPAALASNFGDVADDGKTELDIDYSNLADQLANFGEQHQVSEQLVATIKAEYDLDAVCQKLLETYQSAYVYTKQREVPIIMYHRVTQDDSQKGAYGTYVTLERLEEHFQTIKRMGLSPITFSELAEVGLEHRFNHGKRYIILTFDDGYQDNFDLLLPLLKKYQFKAVIYAVTGTDHNRWDVEHPTKPDRRFELMSHQTMREIDQSGYVEIGGHTLNHPKLAELSEVEQQLEIEQNKSELEGLLGRELTTFAYPYGNHNQHTKKLAKQAGYTYTVATDSGPICMHQDLQQIRRIVMFPSTTKFGLWRKIKGNYTYNKAKDN, from the coding sequence ATGGCTCTATCACAACTAGAAGTGACCGGAGCCGAAGTCTACGCTACCCAAGTTGGCGACCGACTCACTCAACGAGGTCATCAAGTATTTTATGTATCAGATACCTTAAGTTGCCCACATAAAGGTCAGCACTTTCGCTTGCGCTTTAACAAACGTAGCCTTCCTCGCAGAGTATGGCACGTATTGTATCTTATCTATCTAATTCTTCGATATAAAATTCAACTGGTACATGCACATAGCCGCGCTTCTGGGTGGTCTTCTTATGTGGCTTGTAAGCTAACCAATACGCCAATGGTGACTAGCGTACATGGCCGCCAGCCGGTACATCATTCCCGTAAAAAGTTTCATGCCCTTGGCTACCATGCTGTCGCAGTATGCGAAAACATCGCTCAGCAAATTATTCGCGATTTAGGCGTACCCCGCGATCAAGTTAGTGTGGTGCGCAATGGCGTTGATAGTCAGCAATTTTCACCGCTTCCTGCGGCCAACAACGATAAGCCAATTATTCAAATCATCGGACGTTTAACCGGCCCTAAAGGCGAATTAGTCTATCAACTACTCAAACAGTGCATAGATTTAGACGCCAACCAAGTACAGGTGATTAGCGGCAGTAAGGTAGACACTCGCTTTGCTGAGTTTGAAGATAAGGTTGAGTTTTGCGGATATAGCGACAATATTCGTTCTACCATTGCTCAAGCTGACTTAATTATTGGAGCCGGGCGAGTAGCGATGGAAGCCTTGCTTTGCAAAAAACCAGTATTTGCAGTGGGTGAGGCTAAAGCTCTTGGCTACATCAGCTTAGATAACCTACCAGCGGCTCTTGCTAGTAACTTTGGTGATGTGGCTGATGACGGTAAAACAGAACTAGACATTGATTACTCAAACCTTGCAGATCAGCTAGCTAACTTTGGTGAACAACACCAAGTAAGCGAACAGTTGGTAGCGACAATAAAAGCGGAATACGACCTTGATGCTGTATGCCAAAAACTATTAGAAACCTACCAAAGTGCTTACGTATATACCAAACAACGCGAAGTCCCAATCATCATGTACCACCGAGTTACCCAGGATGATAGTCAAAAGGGAGCCTATGGCACTTACGTAACGCTTGAGCGCTTAGAAGAACATTTTCAAACTATTAAACGCATGGGCTTAAGCCCCATTACCTTTAGTGAGTTAGCCGAGGTTGGCCTAGAGCATCGCTTTAATCACGGTAAGCGTTACATCATTCTCACCTTCGACGACGGCTATCAAGACAACTTTGATTTACTGTTACCCTTGCTCAAGAAATATCAGTTCAAAGCGGTTATTTATGCTGTTACTGGCACCGATCATAACCGCTGGGATGTTGAACATCCCACTAAACCAGACCGACGCTTCGAGCTAATGAGCCATCAAACTATGCGAGAAATTGATCAAAGCGGCTATGTTGAAATCGGCGGACACACGCTTAATCACCCCAAGCTGGCAGAACTAAGTGAAGTTGAGCAGCAACTAGAGATAGAGCAAAATAAATCTGAGTTAGAAGGGTTACTAGGTAGAGAATTAACAACCTTTGCCTATCCCTATGGCAACCACAATCAACATACTAAAAAGCTAGCAAAGCAGGCAGGCTATACTTATACCGTAGCCACTGATTCAGGGCCAATCTGCATGCATCAAGATCTACAACAAATACGACGGATTGTAATGTTTCCCAGTACCACTAAGTTTGGACTGTGGAGAAAGATCAAAGGAAACTATACTTACAATAAAGCGAAAGATAATTAA
- a CDS encoding glycosyltransferase yields MSNLTNNNGLPLITVYITSFNRPEMLSRAIESVINQSYVNWELIIIDDASDNDVASVIIKYSHLDSRIKYWINEKQSGANFNRNLAIEKAQGKYITGLDDDDYFKPNRLEFFMGNYNSKYAFICDNRDVLESDGTISQSYKSKEQEVSLSDILKSNVCGNQIFAETQRLRKLGGFDLNIRKFQDHDMWISLISNFGSAYRFNECSYVVDVRHEQQRISNIEDTNQANVVLYYKYKNLYTPYTDSSIRLKIASANLDTDLPFKVTDFIFHPIESLKLATRKTLKKHKAE; encoded by the coding sequence ATGAGTAATCTAACGAATAACAATGGCCTTCCGTTAATCACGGTTTATATCACAAGCTTCAATCGACCAGAGATGCTGTCGAGAGCAATAGAATCTGTCATTAATCAAAGCTACGTTAACTGGGAACTTATTATTATTGATGATGCCTCGGATAATGATGTAGCTTCGGTTATTATTAAATATTCTCATTTAGATTCTCGCATAAAGTATTGGATAAATGAAAAACAATCGGGAGCTAACTTTAATAGAAACCTAGCAATAGAAAAAGCCCAAGGGAAGTATATTACAGGATTAGATGACGATGATTACTTTAAACCTAATCGATTAGAATTTTTCATGGGAAATTATAATTCAAAATATGCCTTTATTTGTGATAACCGAGACGTTTTAGAAAGCGACGGAACCATATCTCAATCATATAAAAGCAAAGAACAAGAAGTTTCTCTTTCAGATATACTCAAATCCAATGTTTGTGGCAATCAAATTTTTGCTGAGACCCAGCGTTTACGCAAACTTGGCGGGTTTGACCTAAATATAAGAAAGTTTCAAGATCATGATATGTGGATCAGCTTGATTTCTAACTTTGGTTCAGCATATCGCTTCAACGAATGCTCTTACGTTGTAGATGTGAGACATGAACAACAGCGTATTTCTAACATTGAAGATACGAACCAAGCCAATGTAGTTTTATACTATAAATATAAAAATTTATACACTCCTTATACTGATAGTAGTATACGACTTAAGATTGCAAGTGCTAATTTAGATACTGATTTACCTTTCAAGGTGACAGATTTTATTTTTCATCCAATCGAATCGTTGAAGTTAGCGACTAGAAAAACCCTAAAAAAACATAAAGCAGAATAG